Proteins found in one Paenibacillus sp. FSL R10-2782 genomic segment:
- a CDS encoding DUF4395 domain-containing protein has protein sequence MSQVPASIPRPLVRTNQWVIVLSVVFTWITGAYGVLAIPLVAGLLGVLFNFNPVMRVAKLFLKKSPSSYVQEDRGQQRFNQLLAVFFLLVALAGFTFQWSVVAYVFSAMVLVAALVAILGFCVGCFILYQWSQYQYRRRNHV, from the coding sequence ATGAGTCAAGTTCCTGCCTCGATTCCCCGTCCGTTGGTCAGGACTAATCAATGGGTGATTGTGCTGTCTGTGGTCTTTACCTGGATTACAGGGGCGTATGGGGTGTTAGCTATTCCGCTGGTTGCGGGGTTGCTCGGTGTGCTTTTCAACTTCAATCCGGTGATGCGGGTAGCCAAGCTGTTTTTAAAGAAAAGCCCTTCCTCATATGTGCAGGAAGACCGGGGACAGCAAAGATTTAATCAACTCCTTGCCGTCTTTTTTCTGCTGGTGGCTCTGGCAGGATTTACGTTCCAATGGAGTGTTGTCGCTTATGTGTTCTCGGCGATGGTGCTGGTTGCGGCATTGGTGGCTATTCTGGGCTTTTGTGTCGGATGCTTTATTCTCTACCAATGGTCCCAATATCAATATCGGAGAAGAAATCACGTATAG
- a CDS encoding thiazole biosynthesis adenylyltransferase ThiF, whose product MKKDQNMNADVEAQPHASHARYSRQELFTKIGPAGQRNIRSKHVLIIGAGALGTANADMLVRAGIGRLTLVDRDYVDWSNLQRQQLYDEADARDHMPKAIAAQKRLQQVNSDVDIRALIRDISLEEIDDIAAGVDLIVDATDNFDTRLLINDYAVKHQIPWIYGACVGSYGTTFTIVPGQTPCLHCLLGTVPLGGATCDTVGVISPAVQMVAAYQSAEALKLLTGDDSALQGKLTSFDLWNNQHQAIQISAMKKADCPTCGEHPVYPFLQSEHQSKSAVLCGRDTVQIRPASGAVRDLNEAARLLSRQGGRVEHNPYLVSVVIGAHRLVLFQDGRVLIHGTKDIAEARSIVHKYLG is encoded by the coding sequence ATGAAGAAGGATCAGAACATGAATGCCGATGTAGAAGCGCAGCCCCACGCGTCTCATGCCCGATATTCAAGGCAAGAGTTGTTTACGAAAATTGGGCCAGCAGGACAGCGAAATATCCGCAGCAAGCACGTGCTTATCATTGGGGCTGGAGCACTGGGTACCGCCAATGCGGACATGCTGGTGCGAGCGGGCATCGGACGGCTGACGCTGGTGGATCGAGATTATGTAGATTGGAGCAATTTGCAACGCCAACAGCTCTATGATGAAGCGGACGCTCGTGATCATATGCCGAAGGCGATTGCAGCGCAGAAGCGATTGCAGCAAGTCAATTCAGACGTGGACATTCGCGCGCTAATTCGGGACATATCACTGGAAGAAATCGACGATATCGCAGCAGGTGTGGACCTCATCGTAGATGCCACCGACAATTTTGATACACGTCTGCTCATTAACGATTACGCGGTCAAGCACCAAATTCCCTGGATTTATGGGGCTTGTGTGGGGAGTTACGGGACGACCTTTACCATCGTGCCGGGACAGACACCGTGCCTGCATTGCCTGCTCGGAACCGTACCGCTAGGCGGCGCGACCTGCGACACGGTCGGTGTGATTAGCCCGGCTGTACAGATGGTGGCAGCCTACCAAAGCGCCGAAGCACTGAAGCTCCTCACCGGGGACGACTCAGCGCTGCAAGGCAAACTGACTTCCTTTGATCTGTGGAACAATCAGCATCAGGCGATCCAGATCAGCGCGATGAAGAAAGCCGACTGCCCAACGTGCGGCGAGCATCCGGTGTATCCTTTTTTACAATCGGAGCATCAATCCAAGTCGGCTGTTTTGTGTGGACGTGATACGGTTCAAATCCGCCCGGCCTCCGGTGCTGTGCGCGATCTGAATGAAGCGGCACGTCTATTGTCACGCCAGGGAGGCAGAGTAGAACATAATCCATATCTGGTATCCGTTGTGATTGGAGCGCATCGGTTGGTTCTATTTCAGGATGGACGCGTTCTGATCCATGGCACGAAGGACATCGCCGAGGCGAGATCTATTGTTCACAAATATTTGGGCTGA
- a CDS encoding DUF2294 domain-containing protein: MRKETGFNEIIRKVRKELFGKGPERIHTTFVDNMAITMLYGNLTPSEKFLAQEVAGKEMVHAARTKMVQKIYPVQFNKELEEYMDSRLLHLFSDIKVEEDIAISVFVFEDTIVAK; the protein is encoded by the coding sequence ATGAGAAAGGAAACGGGTTTTAACGAAATTATTCGAAAAGTACGTAAAGAGCTATTTGGAAAAGGCCCGGAACGCATACATACAACCTTTGTAGATAACATGGCCATCACGATGCTGTACGGTAATTTAACCCCTTCTGAAAAGTTTCTGGCACAAGAGGTTGCCGGGAAAGAGATGGTGCATGCAGCCCGAACCAAAATGGTTCAGAAAATCTATCCCGTACAGTTCAACAAAGAACTGGAGGAATACATGGATTCCCGACTGCTGCACCTCTTTTCAGATATTAAGGTGGAAGAAGATATAGCTATCTCTGTTTTTGTGTTTGAGGATACGATTGTTGCAAAATAG
- the fdhD gene encoding formate dehydrogenase accessory sulfurtransferase FdhD, whose protein sequence is MEKPAEIKRQILRYRDGQIKRDEDTVVTEHPVTIKINQQEFATMVCTPEYVEDMAVGFLASEGVIQQYDDIEDIWVQEKEGFVHIKTRRMNEFYQNFHSKRYITSCCGKSRQGFYFMNDAKVAKRMNDTHVMLSFDDCFRLMNLMQNSAHTFQETGGVHNAALCDKDGIILSRMDIGRHNALDKIYGYCLKHDIVLQDKIIVFSGRISSEILLKVAKIGCEVVLSKSAPTELALELAEDLGITTVGFIRNHSLNVYTHPQRIEELVESKI, encoded by the coding sequence ATGGAAAAGCCGGCTGAGATCAAACGCCAGATTCTCCGTTATCGTGACGGTCAAATCAAGCGTGATGAGGACACTGTGGTGACGGAGCATCCGGTGACGATCAAAATCAATCAGCAGGAATTTGCCACCATGGTTTGTACACCGGAGTATGTGGAGGATATGGCAGTAGGCTTTTTGGCCTCGGAAGGTGTCATTCAACAGTATGATGATATTGAAGATATTTGGGTTCAGGAAAAAGAAGGCTTTGTTCATATTAAAACCCGTCGGATGAATGAGTTCTATCAAAACTTTCATTCCAAACGGTACATTACCTCCTGCTGTGGGAAAAGTAGACAGGGCTTCTACTTTATGAACGATGCCAAAGTGGCAAAAAGAATGAACGACACCCATGTCATGCTGTCTTTTGACGACTGCTTCCGCCTGATGAACTTGATGCAAAATTCGGCGCACACGTTTCAGGAGACCGGAGGCGTCCATAATGCCGCACTGTGCGACAAGGACGGAATCATCCTGTCGAGAATGGATATTGGCCGCCACAATGCGCTGGATAAAATCTATGGATATTGCCTCAAGCATGATATTGTGTTACAAGATAAAATTATTGTGTTCAGCGGGCGCATTTCGTCTGAAATTTTGTTGAAGGTCGCCAAGATTGGCTGTGAAGTAGTGTTGTCCAAGTCGGCTCCGACAGAGCTTGCGCTTGAATTGGCTGAGGATCTGGGCATTACTACGGTAGGCTTTATACGAAATCATTCTCTGAATGTATATACGCATCCCCAGCGGATTGAGGAATTGGTTGAATCTAAAATATAG
- the modA gene encoding molybdate ABC transporter substrate-binding protein, giving the protein MKMKFGYIFTLVGLLAWVLAGCSSSAAVQSTQSAPKTEIIVSAAASLQDSLNTLKDQYEKQHPDIKLTFNYASSGTLQKQIEQGAPADVFISAGMKQMKALTDASLIEKDSVLLQNKLVVVVPQDKSKSTDNKNITLHDLTSPSFLKVAVGEPTTVPAGQYSKEALTKAGLWDKLESKLVFAKDVRQVLNYVETGNADAGLVYLTDAKSSDKAVVALEVPEELHAPILYPEGIVKATKHSKEAGEFLDFLRTDEAMGVFSKDGFSAPTETTGK; this is encoded by the coding sequence TTGAAAATGAAATTTGGCTACATATTCACGTTGGTTGGATTGTTGGCATGGGTGCTGGCTGGTTGCTCGTCTTCGGCTGCTGTACAGTCGACACAATCTGCACCAAAAACGGAGATCATCGTATCTGCCGCTGCGAGTCTTCAAGATAGCCTCAACACGCTCAAGGACCAGTATGAAAAGCAGCATCCAGATATCAAACTTACCTTTAACTATGCTTCATCTGGCACATTGCAAAAACAGATTGAGCAAGGCGCACCCGCTGACGTATTTATTTCGGCAGGTATGAAGCAAATGAAGGCATTGACCGATGCTTCTTTAATAGAAAAGGATAGTGTACTACTCCAAAATAAACTGGTTGTGGTTGTTCCACAGGATAAGTCGAAAAGCACGGATAACAAAAATATTACACTCCATGATCTGACAAGCCCATCCTTTCTGAAAGTAGCTGTCGGGGAGCCAACTACCGTTCCTGCTGGACAGTATTCCAAAGAAGCGCTGACGAAGGCCGGACTATGGGACAAGCTGGAGTCGAAGCTGGTATTCGCCAAGGACGTAAGACAGGTATTAAACTATGTAGAAACAGGCAACGCCGATGCGGGACTCGTCTACCTGACGGATGCCAAATCTTCGGATAAAGCAGTCGTTGCACTGGAAGTGCCTGAGGAACTTCATGCTCCGATTCTGTACCCGGAAGGTATTGTAAAAGCAACGAAACACAGCAAGGAAGCTGGTGAGTTTCTCGATTTTCTGCGTACGGATGAAGCGATGGGCGTATTCAGCAAGGACGGATTTTCAGCTCCTACAGAAACGACTGGAAAATAG
- a CDS encoding helix-turn-helix transcriptional regulator, whose amino-acid sequence MLKLNIRLKEVLKDRNMTQMQLSEKSGVNQARISQLCKNGRQEVNLLMLEKIAYALEIKDISVLMQFEETE is encoded by the coding sequence GCTTAAAGAAGTGTTAAAAGACCGAAATATGACGCAAATGCAACTTTCTGAAAAATCAGGTGTTAATCAAGCAAGAATCTCACAGCTTTGTAAAAATGGAAGACAAGAAGTAAACTTGCTTATGCTTGAAAAGATCGCCTATGCTTTGGAGATCAAGGACATTTCCGTGCTAATGCAGTTTGAAGAAACGGAATAG
- the modB gene encoding molybdate ABC transporter permease subunit, with the protein MDWSAFLPPVIVSVKVAVVASIFVFLLATVVARMMANCKLRRGTSVIETVLLLPLVLPPTVVGFILLILLGRKSWIGIAFESLFQQTIVFTWGAAVVASVIVAFPLAYRTIKAGFEAVDPEVEQAARAQGANEWQVFRYITMPLAYRPLISGYILGFARGLGEFGATLMLAGNIPEQTQTLSTAIYTASEAGNMALSWSWVAVIILFSFIMLMLSNRLVKD; encoded by the coding sequence TTGGATTGGTCAGCTTTTCTTCCTCCGGTTATCGTATCCGTCAAAGTAGCCGTCGTCGCCAGCATCTTTGTATTTCTGTTAGCTACTGTGGTGGCTCGGATGATGGCGAACTGCAAGCTGCGGAGGGGAACCAGCGTGATCGAGACGGTCTTACTTCTTCCACTTGTTTTGCCCCCCACAGTCGTTGGCTTTATTTTGCTCATCTTGCTGGGGAGGAAAAGCTGGATCGGTATAGCCTTCGAAAGCCTGTTCCAGCAGACGATTGTATTTACGTGGGGAGCTGCGGTGGTGGCTTCTGTAATTGTGGCTTTTCCACTGGCTTATCGGACGATCAAGGCAGGTTTTGAAGCCGTCGATCCCGAGGTAGAGCAGGCTGCACGTGCCCAAGGTGCCAACGAATGGCAAGTATTTCGCTACATTACAATGCCTCTTGCCTATCGCCCGCTCATCTCGGGATACATTCTTGGATTTGCCCGGGGATTAGGAGAATTTGGCGCTACGCTGATGCTTGCGGGTAATATTCCCGAACAGACCCAAACCCTGTCTACGGCGATTTACACCGCGTCCGAGGCCGGAAATATGGCACTCTCCTGGAGCTGGGTGGCCGTCATCATTCTGTTCTCTTTTATCATGTTGATGCTTTCAAACCGATTGGTGAAGGATTAG
- a CDS encoding MoaD/ThiS family protein: protein MKYHIQVFAGLAEQMGGPIITVPTDQETMTIAALKDLLSERFPEVAAQLRGSFVAKNQAYAAPEDLVSIVDEIAIIPPVSGG, encoded by the coding sequence ATGAAATATCATATTCAAGTATTTGCCGGTCTTGCGGAGCAGATGGGAGGGCCTATTATCACAGTACCCACCGATCAGGAAACGATGACTATTGCCGCGTTAAAAGACCTGCTATCCGAGCGCTTTCCAGAAGTAGCCGCGCAGTTGCGGGGTTCTTTTGTTGCCAAAAACCAGGCTTATGCCGCACCGGAGGATCTGGTGAGTATAGTTGACGAAATTGCCATCATTCCCCCGGTTTCAGGAGGGTAA
- the moaA gene encoding GTP 3',8-cyclase MoaA — MANRSDDQWNRPLRDLRISVIDRCNFRCRYCMPEEIFGHDYPFLPKEKILTFEEITRLSRIFVSLGVTKLRITGGEPLLRKDLASLIHSLTQLEGVEDMAMTTNGVFLPKYAAALREAGLKRVTVSLDSLDDDRFRRMNGGRSSVQAVLDGIDAAAQAGMQVKINMVVQKGFNDQDIVPMADYFQKKKHILRFVEFMDVGNTNGWKLDQVVSKQQIIEAIHKQMPLEPVPPHYKGEVATRYRYQDGEGEIGIISSVTDAFCSTCTRARISAEGSLYTCLFASQGYELRGMLRSEQSDDEIRAYIERVWRGRTDRYSEERLNHTQQLASKIEMSHIGG, encoded by the coding sequence ATGGCGAACCGGAGTGATGATCAATGGAATCGTCCGTTACGGGACTTGAGAATATCCGTCATAGACCGGTGTAATTTTCGGTGCCGGTATTGTATGCCGGAAGAAATCTTTGGCCATGACTATCCGTTTTTGCCAAAAGAAAAAATATTGACCTTTGAGGAAATTACCCGGCTTTCCCGTATTTTTGTCTCTCTGGGGGTTACCAAGCTGCGCATTACGGGCGGCGAGCCGTTGCTAAGAAAGGACTTGGCTTCGCTCATTCATTCGTTAACTCAACTCGAAGGAGTTGAAGATATGGCTATGACGACGAACGGCGTGTTTCTTCCTAAATATGCAGCGGCGCTTCGAGAGGCAGGGTTGAAGAGAGTGACGGTCAGTCTGGATTCGCTTGATGATGATCGCTTCCGCCGGATGAACGGGGGAAGAAGCAGCGTGCAAGCCGTGCTGGATGGTATTGATGCGGCAGCACAAGCGGGGATGCAGGTAAAAATCAATATGGTCGTACAAAAGGGCTTCAACGATCAGGATATTGTGCCCATGGCCGACTATTTTCAAAAGAAAAAACATATTTTGCGGTTTGTTGAGTTTATGGATGTAGGTAACACCAATGGCTGGAAATTGGATCAGGTCGTCTCCAAGCAGCAGATCATCGAAGCCATCCATAAGCAAATGCCGCTGGAGCCTGTCCCGCCCCACTACAAAGGCGAGGTAGCGACGCGTTACAGGTATCAGGACGGCGAAGGGGAAATTGGCATTATTTCGTCCGTTACGGATGCCTTTTGCTCCACCTGTACACGGGCCAGAATTTCCGCTGAAGGCTCCTTATATACATGCTTATTTGCTTCTCAAGGGTACGAGCTGCGCGGGATGCTGCGTTCTGAGCAGTCCGATGATGAGATAAGGGCTTACATTGAGCGTGTGTGGAGAGGGCGTACAGACCGCTATTCGGAGGAACGGCTGAACCATACGCAGCAATTAGCATCCAAAATTGAAATGTCACACATCGGCGGGTAA
- a CDS encoding molybdenum cofactor biosynthesis protein MoaE, whose amino-acid sequence MQYRIQLFAGMAEQLGQSVITLELPQETVTVADIRKSLNEQYSEAASLLQGSFFTNNKKLASPEEIVRSSDTITLLQSAPGMETVISPCGLFAITYDPIDADEVTAKVQDPSHGASLTFNGTTREYTQGQRTVLLEYEAYVPMAMNTMKQIGDEIAERWPSTRTAITHRLGTVRIGETSVVIAVSSAHRDTCYEASRHAIERLKQIVPIWKKEVWEDGSEWKGHQLGGWNPYGA is encoded by the coding sequence ATGCAATACCGTATTCAACTATTCGCGGGTATGGCGGAGCAGCTTGGTCAATCCGTGATCACGCTGGAGCTTCCGCAGGAAACGGTGACTGTTGCAGACATTCGAAAAAGCTTGAATGAGCAATATTCGGAAGCGGCTTCACTGCTGCAAGGTTCTTTTTTTACGAATAATAAAAAACTGGCTTCTCCAGAGGAAATCGTCCGTTCATCAGATACAATCACGCTTCTTCAATCCGCACCAGGGATGGAAACGGTCATTTCGCCATGTGGCTTGTTTGCGATCACGTACGATCCGATTGATGCTGATGAGGTGACCGCGAAGGTGCAGGACCCATCCCATGGAGCTTCCCTGACCTTTAATGGAACGACTCGGGAATATACACAAGGTCAGCGTACTGTGTTGCTGGAATATGAGGCGTATGTCCCGATGGCGATGAACACGATGAAGCAGATTGGTGACGAGATCGCAGAGCGTTGGCCGTCTACACGTACGGCGATTACACATCGGCTTGGTACGGTGAGGATTGGAGAGACGAGCGTTGTGATTGCTGTTTCTTCTGCACACCGCGATACTTGCTACGAAGCCAGCCGCCATGCGATTGAACGCTTGAAGCAAATCGTGCCGATCTGGAAAAAGGAAGTGTGGGAGGACGGCTCGGAATGGAAGGGGCATCAGCTAGGAGGTTGGAACCCTTATGGGGCGTAA